Proteins from one Strix aluco isolate bStrAlu1 chromosome 10, bStrAlu1.hap1, whole genome shotgun sequence genomic window:
- the TENT5D gene encoding terminal nucleotidyltransferase 5D, producing the protein MTEDLDHRFSSLTWDQIKILDQVLAEAIPIHGRGNFPTLDVKPKDIIHVVKEQLIEKQINVRDIRLNGSTASHILVKQNGTSYKDLDIIFGVELPSELEFQVVKEAVLNCLLDFLPKCVNKEKITAQTMKDAYVQKMVKVSTDHDRWSLISLSNNSGKNVELKFVNSLRRQFEFSVDSFQIILDSILNVYRATDCKLTEDSHPTVIAESMYGDFNEAMDHLKYKLISTRNPEEIRGGGLLKYSNLLVRDFKPADEAEIKSLERYMCSRFFIDFPDVAEQQRKIESYLRNHFIGEEKSKYDYLMTLRGVVNESTVCLMGHERRQTLNMITILALKVLGEQNIIPNAANVTCYYQPAPYISDRNFSNYYIAHGQPPIIYQPYPFHIQMQSGMV; encoded by the coding sequence ATGACTGAGGACTTAGACCACAGATTCAGTAGTCTCACCTGGGATCAGATTAAAATCCTGGATCAAGTTTTAGCTGAGGCCATACCTATTCATGGGAGAGGAAATTTCCCAACACTGGACGTAAAGCCGAAGGATATCATTCATGTGGTAAAGGAACAGCTCATTGAAAAGCAGATCAACGTTAGAGACATCCGCCTGAACGGTTCGACAGCCAGTCACATCCTAGTAAAGCAGAATGGAACCAGTTACAAGGACCTGGACATCATTTTTGGGGTGGAGCTCCCAAGTGAGCTGGAGTTCCAGGTTGTTAAGGAAGCAGTTCTTAATTGCCTGTTGGACTTCTTGCCAAAATGCGTTAATAAGGAAAAAATCACTGCCCAGACGATGAAAGATGCCTACGTGCAGAAGATGGTCAAAGTCTCCACCGACCACGATCGCTGGAGCCTCATCTCGCTGTCAAACAACAGCGGCAAGAACGTAGAATTAAAGTTCGTCAACTCGCTGAGACGGCAGTTTGAGTTCAGCGTGGACTCCTTCCAAATCATCCTGGACTCCATACTGAACGTTTACAGAGCAACGGACTGCAAACTGACGGAAGACTCTCACCCCACTGTCATTGCCGAGAGTATGTATGGAGACTTCAACGAAGCAATGGACCACTTAAAATACAAACTGATTTCCACAAGGAACCCGGAGGAGATCCGAGGAGGCGGTCTCCTGAAGTACAGCAATCTCCTGGTGCGTGACTTTAAGCCGGCAGATGAGGCTGAAATTAAATCTCTGGAACGTTACATGTGCTCCAGGTTCTTCATTGATTTTCCAGATGTTGCTGAGCAGCAAAGGAAAATTGAGTCATACCTGCGCAACCACTTCAttggggaagagaaaagcaagtaTGACTACTTGATGACTCTGCGTGGAGTTGTAAACGAGAGCACAGTCTGCCTCATGGGACACGAGCGAAGACAAACTCTGAACATGATCACAATTTTGGCTTTAAAAGTACTCGGAGAACAAAATATCATCCCAAATGCAGCCAATGTAACATGCTATTATCAGCCTGCTCCATATATCAGTGACAGAAACTTCAGCAATTACTACATTGCTCATGGACAACCGCCCATCATCTACCAGCCATACCCATTCCACATACAGATGCAAAGCGGCATGGTTTAG